ACGACCAGTTCGCCCCGCAGGCGGTGGCGGCCGCCGGTGGCCAGCATGTCGGCCGCCAGGAGCAGCAGGGTGTGGTCGGGGCTGCTGGCCGTGGGCACGTGGTACATGGCGGCCACCAGCGGACGCCCGCCCACGCGGCGCAGCGTGACCGCGTGATTGCCGTCCCGCAGCGGTTCGACGTCGTCGTCGGCGGGCAGATTGCGATGCGGGCGCGGCAGCCTGCCCAGCGTATCGGCGATGGCGGACAGGGCGGCGGCGGCATCGAACTTGCCGGCGATGGTCAGCACGGCGTTGTCGGGTTGGTAGTACTCGCGGTAGTAGTCCTGGAGACGGTCCAGGCGGACGTCGGCGAAGTCCGCGGGCGTGCCCATCGGATCATTGCCGTAGCGGTGCCAATGGAAAACGGCGCCGAGCATCTTTTGCCGCAGCGCCCGCTCGGGCGTGCTTTCGTTGGCCGCGAGTTCCGCGCGTATGCGCGGCAGCACGGCGTCGACGTCGGCGCGCGCGATGCCCGTGTGGACCATGGCGTCGGCCTGCCAGCCCAGGTACCAGGCCAGGGCCGCGGGGGCGGCGGCGAAGGTGGCGGTATAGCGGGTGCGGTCGGCCGACGCGCCGGCCTCGACGTCGATGCCGTGGCGCCGGAATTCCCCGGAAACGTCCGGATGGCTGGGCGTGCCTCTCAGGACGAGGTGTTCCAGCAGATGCGACAGGCCGCGCTGGCCATCGTGTTCGTTGCGCGAGCCCACCCTATAGGTCAGGTCGACCGCCGTGCTTGCCTGCGCGTCGTCGGGCGCCAGGAGGATGCGCAGGCCGTTGTCCAGGCGATATTCGGCAACGCCTTCGGCCGACCTGATCTTGACGTAGCCGTCCGGCGCGCTGGCCTTGGCGGCCTGGCAAGCCAGGGAGCAG
This genomic interval from Bordetella genomosp. 10 contains the following:
- a CDS encoding M16 family metallopeptidase; protein product: MSLAFSGLPRPLATLLFFCSLIVFCSLACQAAKASAPDGYVKIRSAEGVAEYRLDNGLRILLAPDDAQASTAVDLTYRVGSRNEHDGQRGLSHLLEHLVLRGTPSHPDVSGEFRRHGIDVEAGASADRTRYTATFAAAPAALAWYLGWQADAMVHTGIARADVDAVLPRIRAELAANESTPERALRQKMLGAVFHWHRYGNDPMGTPADFADVRLDRLQDYYREYYQPDNAVLTIAGKFDAAAALSAIADTLGRLPRPHRNLPADDDVEPLRDGNHAVTLRRVGGRPLVAAMYHVPTASSPDHTLLLLAADMLATGGRHRLRGELVVPGLAGAASGASLGWRDYGLIEFRATLEPASDADAAQRILDRTVESVHLHPYLREELDQARRRWLDAWARTQADPRAWARALSQASVNGDWRLVFLERDRVRNATLADVQRVTDQYLLRANRHQGSYLPVPAAERRPAADPADLGPELERYDTGKG